The sequence below is a genomic window from Desulfatiglans anilini DSM 4660.
CGCTGGAGACTTAGGCTCAATGTAAGCCCGGAAGAGATAGCAGCGATAATAAGGACCTGATCAATGATTCCCCAAAGAAATATTTCATTACTGTCAAATCGCCTCGCCAAGGCTGGCGGTCGTCGTATACCGGAAGGCGTGCTTGAGCGGGACTATTGCCTGGCCTGGTTCCTGGTCGGACTCGCCCGATCACCACTCCGAGAGGCTCTTGCCTTCAAGGGCGGTACCGCGTTGAAACGTTGCTATATGGGAGATTATCGTTTTTCCGAGGACCTCGATTTTACTTTAGTCAAGGCAACATCCCTGGAAACTATTCTTGCCGAACTGGAGATGATTTCCTCAGAGGTCCACAGGACTTCTGGCATCATTATTCGTTATTCTCGGGAGGATCGAAAATCACATCAGAACAGCCATACTTTTTATCTCGCCTATGAGGGACCATTACCTGGTATGACGGTCAAGGAAGTGAAGGTGGATATCACCATTGAGGAACGACTTGTGCTGCCCTTAAAGGAAAGGCCGGTCTTGAAAGGCTACGAGGAGTACGAAGACCTCCCGGATGACGCAACTATTCTGGTTTATTCCTTGGAAGAAATTCTAACGGAGAAAGTGGTCGCCCTGGCTGACCGGGCTCGAAACGAACCGCGCGATCTCTATGATGTCTGGTATCTTATGGAACCGGAGAACATGGACCTGTCAGCCCTTATCCCGGAGATTTCAGCCAAACTCGAATTTCGTGGCAGGGGATTGGAAGGGATGGGCGAAGAATTTGGCAAAAAAGAAGCGCGATTGAAAAAACTATGGCAGATGCGACTGGCAAACCAGATGGCCGAGTTGCCTCATTTCGAAGAAGTGTATCGCGCTGTACAGCGTTCCTTCCGTAATGCCGGTCTAG
It includes:
- a CDS encoding nucleotidyl transferase AbiEii/AbiGii toxin family protein: MIPQRNISLLSNRLAKAGGRRIPEGVLERDYCLAWFLVGLARSPLREALAFKGGTALKRCYMGDYRFSEDLDFTLVKATSLETILAELEMISSEVHRTSGIIIRYSREDRKSHQNSHTFYLAYEGPLPGMTVKEVKVDITIEERLVLPLKERPVLKGYEEYEDLPDDATILVYSLEEILTEKVVALADRARNEPRDLYDVWYLMEPENMDLSALIPEISAKLEFRGRGLEGMGEEFGKKEARLKKLWQMRLANQMAELPHFEEVYRAVQRSFRNAGLV